A stretch of DNA from Saccharospirillum mangrovi:
ACGCGGCGATCTGGCGCAGCGGTCGCAGCAGGATGGCGAACGGGCGTTCTCGGCGTTGAAGGATTACACCGACCGTTTCCCGACCTCGGATTACCGCGAAGACGCCATCGACACCATGATTCTGCTCAAAGACGCCCTGGCGCGTCACGAGCTGGTGGTGGCCGATTACTACATGCGCCGTGGCGCCTGGATTGCCGCGGCTGAACGCGCCAAGGTTGTGCAGTCGCACTACCCGGGCGTCAGCGCGCAAGGCGATGCGCTGGTGGTGTTGATCGAATCGTACGACGCGCTGGGCCGCGATGAAGACCGCGCCCTGGCGCTGGCCGATTTGCAGGAACAATACCCGGATCATCCGACGCTCAGCAGCGGCCACTACCGCACGCCGTACATCGAGAAGGAACGTTGGTGGGTGAAGTTGCTCACCCTGGGCTGGTTCAGCTGACTTTTATTGAATGAACTGAATCGAACGGAATAAGTCGGTCTGGCCGGCGTCAGCAGACGCAGACCAGACTGGCGCGAATGGCATCCAGCAATTCATCGGGCGTATCGACCAAACGATGCGCACCGCCTTCCAGCAACGCTTCGTTTTCGCCGTAACCCCAGGTCACCCCGATGGCCGTCAGATCGTTGGCGCGGGCCGCTTCCATGTCGTAATGGGTATCGCCGATCATCAGCGTTTCGGCCGGTTTCAAGCCTTCTTCTTTGATCAGATGCGCCAGCAATTCGGGCTTGTGGCCCAGCGCACTGCCCTCGCCCGAACCGTACACTTCGACAAACCAGCGTGACAAACCGCTCAGTTCCAGTAGATGACGCGCTACCGGGCGGTATTTGGCGGTGGCAACAAATTGCTGGCAACCGGCATCGGCCAAGGCGCTCAGCACGGTTTCGACACCGGTAAAGACTGGAATCTGCGCCAGCGTTTCATCGCACAGTTCGCGATAGTGCCGCACGGCGGAATCGACCAGTTCGGCGTCGTTGGTTTGCAGAAACTGCGCGAAAGTCGGGTGAATCGCCGGACCGATGTAAGGCCGCAATTGCGCCATCGACAACGGTTCCAGATCGAACGCCTGACGGGTGCGATTCAAGGCGTCGGCAATGACCGGCATGGAGTCGACCAATGTGCCGTCCAGATCCCAAAGTATGTTCATCGTCCCGGTTTCCACCCTTGTGTAATCGGATAGCGGCGGTCACGGCCAAAGCCTCGTGGCGTGACGCGCACCCCTTCCGGCGCCTGACGGCGCTTGTATTCGTTGATGTCGATCAGCCGCACCACCTTGGCAACGACGTCGCGCTCGAAACCGGCGGCAACGATGGTGTCGAGGCTTTCGTCGCGCTCGACGTAGCGTTCGATGATGGCGTCGAGAATGTCGTAACCCGGCAGGCTGTCTTCGTCTTTCTGATCCGGCGCGAGTTCCGCCGACGGCGGCCGGGTGATAACACGTTCAGGAATCACCTCGCCCTGCGTATTGCGCCAGCGCGCCAATCGGTATACCCAGGTTTTCGGCACATCTTTCAAAGCATTGAATCCGCCGCACATATCGCCGTACAAAGTGGCGTAGCCGACGGCCATTTCGCTCTTGTTGCCCGTGGTCAGCACCATGTGACCGAGCTTGTTGGACAGCGCCATCAAAAACAGGCCGCGCAGCCGCGACTGCATGTTCTGTTCGGTGGTATCGACCAGACGGTCGCCAAACATCGGCACCAAAGTGCGGTGCGCCACTTCGTAGGCGTCGCCGATGGGCAGCACGTCGTAGCGAATGCCGAGTTCTTTGGCTTCGGCCTCGGCGTCTTCCAGGCTCATTTTGGCGGTGTATTGATAGGGCATCATCACCGCCATCACGCGCTCCGCGCCCAAGGCATCGACGGCAATGGCCGCGCTCAAGGCCGAATCAATACCGCCCGATAAACCCAACAC
This window harbors:
- a CDS encoding outer membrane protein assembly factor BamD; translation: MPSLFTKPLSLFTLVILLIGLNGCALFRNNDAESEQALYERASDYIESQSFDLAIDTLEQLQNRFPFGRYAQQTQLDLMYARYRSRDFAQAVLDADRFTRLNPDYASVDYAWYLKGMSYYRLYEQNAGITGRGDLAQRSQQDGERAFSALKDYTDRFPTSDYREDAIDTMILLKDALARHELVVADYYMRRGAWIAAAERAKVVQSHYPGVSAQGDALVVLIESYDALGRDEDRALALADLQEQYPDHPTLSSGHYRTPYIEKERWWVKLLTLGWFS
- a CDS encoding HAD family hydrolase; the encoded protein is MNILWDLDGTLVDSMPVIADALNRTRQAFDLEPLSMAQLRPYIGPAIHPTFAQFLQTNDAELVDSAVRHYRELCDETLAQIPVFTGVETVLSALADAGCQQFVATAKYRPVARHLLELSGLSRWFVEVYGSGEGSALGHKPELLAHLIKEEGLKPAETLMIGDTHYDMEAARANDLTAIGVTWGYGENEALLEGGAHRLVDTPDELLDAIRASLVCVC